One Clavelina lepadiformis chromosome 1, kaClaLepa1.1, whole genome shotgun sequence genomic region harbors:
- the LOC143460364 gene encoding uncharacterized protein LOC143460364: protein MRGTSTDLSRYGEEYEHVFKSTIAGVTIQAPQLLQIKVDVQNLEKDDLSHLFLSRFALFLLTVEYVVLFYLISMTVEHFHHSLTSTQSQQGLVYAIFPVGIVCCQPKSSLNLLGPTQASLASVRGFANCDANLCLEMLLPEQMLYDRCQVISMEVISTLASISLRTCQVIHGPAIIIDKNSTILVESDCKAEMTKKGDVTIMVGKGKPKHIGKELNAIQLSIFSHRFTSIAEQMGRILQRTAIPSYPLTLRNDLTSRALFSDPMVVLFPTFLTSQAV, encoded by the exons ATGAGAG GAACATCAACAGATCTAAGTCGATACGGTGAGGAATATGAGCATGTGTTCAAGTCTACTATAGCTGGTGTCACCATACAAGCACCACag cttttacaaattaaaGTGGACGTTCAAAATTTGGAGAAAGACGACTTGTCTCATTTGTTCTTGTCTCGTTTTGCATTATTTCTACTTACAGTAGAATATGTTgtcttattttatttgatttctatgacagttgaacattttcatcacagcTTGACATCGACACAGTCGCAGCAAGGTCTGGTCTATGCAATTTTTCCGGTTGGGATTGTTTGTTGTCAGCCCAAGTCCTCCCTGAATCTGCTGGGGCCCACCCAGGCATCACTTGCTTCAGTAAGAGGATTCGCTAACTGTGACGCCAATCTGTGTCTGGAAATGTTGTTGCCAGAGCAAATGTTGTACGACAG ATGTCAAGTTATTTCGATGGAGGTCATCTCGACATTAGCGTCCATTTCATTGAGGACCTGTCAGGTGATTCACGGTCCAGCGATCATCATCGACAAGAATAGCACAATCTTGGTGGAATCTGACTGCAAAGCAGAGATGACTAAGAAAG GTGATGTCACCATCATGGTAGGGAAGGGAAAGCCGAAGCATATTGGCAAGGAATTGAACGCCATCCAACTCTCTATATTTTCACACAG GTTCACGAGCATTGCAGAACAGATGGGTAGGATTCTACAACGGACAGCAATACCCAGTTACCCACTAACATTAAG GAACGACTTGACTTCTCGTGCGCTCTTTTCGGACCCGATGGTGGTCTTGTTTCCAACGTTCCTCACATCCCAGGCCGTCTAG